One region of Fragaria vesca subsp. vesca linkage group LG4, FraVesHawaii_1.0, whole genome shotgun sequence genomic DNA includes:
- the LOC101313790 gene encoding LEC14B homolog, which produces MSYRRRFGKDNSACDSGNDVEGSASGEEANEASKSLDHEVAHLTKLKSRPHQHLRGVLPGKLRLPVSTLKMLMGRESNYSGRGRFSSADACHVLSRYLPVNGPWGVDQSNSPAYVSQFSNNGLFFVAGFQGGHIRIYDVEKGWTIQKDIRTKSLRWTITDTSLSPDQRNLAYASMSPIVHIVNAGSSTTESVANITEVHEGLDFSVDYDDEEFGIFSVKFSTDGRELVAGSSDASIHVYDLQANKVSLNIPAHTSDVNTVCFADETGHLIFSGSDDNLCKVWDRRCFVTKGQAAGVLMGHQEGITFIDSRGDGRYLISNGKDQTTKLWDIRKMSSRNLYPRITDHDWDYRWMEYPGHLRTSKHPFDQSLATFRDHSVLRTLIRCYFSPAYSTGQKYIYTGSSDHAVYIYDLVTGAQVAKLVHHDEPVRDCSWHPTYPMLVSSSWDGSIARWEFPGDDQVPTVVKPRVRRRRAFY; this is translated from the exons ATGAGTTACAGAAGGAGGTTTGGGAAAGATAATAGTGCCTGTGATAGTGGAAATGATGTTGAAGGTTCTGCTTCAGGTGAAGAAGCCAACGAAGCATCAAAGAGTCTTGATCATGAAGTGGCTCACCTCACAAAGCTTAAATCAAGACCCCATCAGCATTTGAGGGGGGTTTTGCCCGGAAAGTTGAGGTTGCCGGTATCAACACTGAAAATGTTGATGGGCCGTGAGAGTAATTATTCGGGACGAGGGAGGTTTTCATCAGCGGATGCTTGTCATGTTTTAAGTCGGTATCTGCCCGTTAATGGTCCCTGGGGGGTGGACCAGTCAAATAGCCCTGCATATGTTTCTCAGTTTTCGAACAATGGCTTGTTTTTTGTTGCTGGGTTTCAG GGAGGCCATATTAGAATATATGATGTTGAAAAGGGATGGACAATTCAGAAGGACATTCGAACCAAAAGCTTGAGATGGACAATTACTGATACATCTCTATCACCAGATCAACGAAATCTT GCATATGCTAGCATGTCACCTATTGTCCATATTGTCAATGCTGGATCTTCTACGACAGAGTCAGTTGCAAACATTACG GAAGTACATGAAGGTCTCGATTTTTCTGTTGATTATGATGATGAAGAATTTGGAATATTCTCTGTTAAATTTTCAACTGATGGAAGAGAGCTTGTGGCTGGAAGTAGTGATGCTTCAATACATGTTTATGATCTCCAAGCAAACAAAGTTAGCCTCAACATACCAGCACACACG TCAGATGTAAACACAGTATGCTTTGCAGATGAGACTGGCCATCTTATATTTTCCGGCAGTGATGATAACCTCTGTAAG GTGTGGGATAGACGCTGCTTTGTCACGAAAGGGCAAGCAGCCGGGGTTCTGATGGGACATCAGGAAGGCATAACGTTTATTGATAGTCGGGGAGATGGGCGTTACTTAATATCAAATGGGAAGGATCAGACTACCAAACTTTGGGATATACGGAAGATGTCCTCTAGAAATTTGTA TCCAAGGATTACAGATCATGACTGGGATTACAGATGGATGGAGTACCCAGGTCATTTAAGAACTTCTAAACATCCCTTTGATCAGTCCTTGGCTACATTTAGAGACCATTCAGTCCTGCGCACTTTAATTCGCTGCTACTTTTCTCCAGCATATAG CACTGGACAAAAGTACATTTACACTGGATCTAGTGATCATGCAGTCTATATTTATGATCTG GTGACTGGTGCTCAAGTTGCAAAACTCGTCCATCATGATGAACCGGTAAGAGATTGTAGTTGGCATCCTACTTATCCCATGCTGGTCAGTTCATCCTGGGATGGAAGTATCGCGAGATGGGAGTTTCCTGGAGATGATCAAGTTCCTACAGTGGTAAAGCCAAGAGTAAGGCGGAGGAGGGCTTTCTATTGA